ACCTTCCAGGTTCCGTCGGGAGCAAGCAATCCGTATCGTTTATCTCCCGGCTGAGCTGCCCAAACGAAAGTGCCGAATTCGAATTCTTTAATGGCCAGCTCGTCCTTCAGTATCTTTCCTGAAGGCAGATCGACGAGCAGATAGGGTCGATCGCTCCTCTCAAAAAACAGTTCCCCGAACATAAAACGCAGGAAGCCGAAAGAATCCGACGCGACCGCTTTGCCGGGACGAACGAGCGCCGCCCCGGCTCCGAATGGAATGGCACGCGCATAGTACGGCAACAGCAGAAACTTGCCCGTTCTGTCGATAATTCCTGCCTTGTCAGCGACCACCACTTCGGCGTGGCCTTTGCGAAATCCGCGGGCAAGGTCGAACGCAGGCGCGATCACCATCTCGCCACTCGAATTGATATAGCCGAATTTCCCCTCGGAGCGCACGGCGGCCAGCCCCTCCGAGAAAGGAAGCGCAACTTCGAACTTGCGATCAATCCGCGGTTCTAACGTCGCTCTGTCGATATAGCCGCAAAGAGCGTAGACGCCGCCGCACCTTTCCACCCATCTTTCCGGCCGGGGATCGGCGACGCCGGTTCCAACGGAGCAGAGCAAACTCGCCCATGCCGCCGCGACAAACATAAATTGACGTGTAGCAACGCTCACCCTAACGCCCCCGGTTGAAAGAACTAGGAGATGCTCGTGTGTTGGAAATATGGCCAATCCGCAGGTCGGAGGTCATGAGTACAGGAATCCAGCGCCTTCACCCCATGAGCACGGGAAACCTTTGCAGCGTATCAAATTAGTTGCCGCCAATACGCAAGAAGGAAACAGCCCTTCCTTAAACCGCCTGCCCGCACGCCCGGCAGAACCGCCGCACCGTCTCGGCCATGCCGTATTCCAGCGCGTCGGCGGTCAGGCCGTGGCCGATCGAAACCTCGGCAAGCTGGGGAATGCGCTTCACCAGCGCCGGCAGGTTTTCGACGGTCAGATCGTGGCCGGCATTGACGGCAAGGCCGATCGCCAGCGCCGCATCCGCCGTCCGTCCGAGCGCGTCGAGGATCGGGGCCGCCCGTTCCGGCGCGTCGTAGCAGCCGCCATAGGGACCGGTATAAAGTTCGATCCGGTCGGCGCCGACCGCCTTGGCGATATCAATGGCTTCAGCATCGCCATCGCCGTCCGCAAACAGCGACACGCGGCATCCCATCGCCTTCAGCCGCGCGACGGCATCGGTCAGAAATGCCCGGTGCTTGCGGAAATCCCAGCCGTGATCCGAGGTCGCCTGGGCGGGATCGTCGGGCACCAGCGTCACCTGCTCCGGTGCCGCCCCGGCGCAGAGTTCGAAGAACTCCTGCGTGGGATAGCCCTCGATATTAAACTCGGCCTCGGGGAATTCGTCGTCGATCAGGTTGCGAATGACCGGCAGGTCGGAAAAGCGAATGTGGCGCTGGTCGGGACGCGGATGCACCGTTAACCCGCTCGCGCCGGCTGCAAGGGCGATTCGCCCAAGCGCTTCGACGCTCGGCCAGGGCAAGTCGCGCCGGTTGCGCAGCATGGCGATGGCGTTGAGGTTCACGGAAAGCTTGGCGGGCATGGCTGATATCCATCGGTACGGGAAACGGAGGCCCTGCTTTTAAGCCAAGGGCCGCGCGATGGCCAACGAGATTCGCAGATGAATGCCATGCCGATCGCTAATAGCATCGCCGTTGGCTGGGCATTCCAGCGCCCTTGCGTACCGCAAACAGTAATTCCCGTCGCCTGTGAAGACGACCGGCCGATGCCGCAATGCAGCACATGTTTTGCTGCAGCACACCCAGAAACCCGGGCAAATCACGTCGTCGCGTTGCTATCCCATTTAAAAGAGATTACTTTTAGCACTTATAAAAAAGATCGTTCACGCATAACGTGGACATTGTATAGCGTAAACGTAGGCCGCGTACTGCTTCTTTCCCAATGACAAGAACGCCAGAGGAAAACCCCACTCGCCGCGCCTGGGAAGCAACTGGCAAATCCGCATGAGGTGCAACACTATGCCCTAGGAGGGTTCATGCCAGACGGTTCCAAACGCCTGTTTGCTGCCGCCGGTAACGCTTCGGAGGCCCGGTCAAAATACCGGTTCCTGCCTTCGGCCGCGCTGCCGCCGGATCTACCGGATGGTCCGGTGCCCATTGCCGATATGGCCAACGCATTCGGCGTTACGCACAGGACGCTGCATTTCTACGAAGAGAAGGGGTTGGTTTCGGCCAATCGCATCGGCCTGATGCGGGTCTACGGACAAGACGATGTGATGCGTATGGCGGTCATCACCGTCTGCCGTGAGACCGGAATGCCGATCGCCGTCATCCAGGAATTGATGGACGAGCTTCGCAAGGCCGAGTCGCAGGAAAGAGCCGAGGCGATGTTCCGCGAAGCGCTGCAGGTGCGCAAACGCGAGCTGACGGCCGAGATGTCGACCCTGCACCGCCAGCTCCAGCAGGTCGGCGACCTCCTGGACTATGACGCCAGTGTCGAAGAGCCGCCGTTGAACGACAACCAGGACAGCGCAAGCCTGACCCCGCAGGAGCTGCAGTGCCTGGAGCTGATGGCGGAAGGTTATTCCACCCAGCGAATCGCCCGAGCGCTCGACCTGAAACACGACGAAACCAGGGATCTCGAAGCCGGAATCATCCTGAAATTCCGCGCCAACAACCGCTTCCAGGCGATCGCCAAGGCTGTTCTGCTCGGCATCGTCCAGGCATAACCACGTGCAAGCCTGACGCACGTCGCGTGCAAGCCTAACGCACGCCGCATGCAAACTTGCACGCATCATTCTCGACGGCCGCCACCGTCGACTTCCCGCCCAAGATCGCCAGGCGCGATCGAGGTCAGCGCACGATCGTCAGCGTCTCCGCCGCGCGCGTGATCGCGGTATAAAGCCAGCGTTCGCGCGTATCGCGAAAGGCCCAGCTCTCGTCGAACAGCACGACGTCGTTCCATTGCGAGCCCTGCGCCTTGTGAACGGTAAGCGCATAGCCGTAGTCGAACTCGTCGTAGCGTTTGCGGGTGTTCCAGGGGATCTCGCCTTCGACATCCTCGAAGGCCTGTTTCAGGAGCTTGATCTTGGCAGCTCCCCGGTCCATGTCGTCGTCCTCGGGCCGAACGAGGAGATTGATGCCGGGCTTCGTCGTTTCCTTGGACGAGGTCATCACCTGCCAGAGCGAGCCGTTCAGCAGGCCCTTGGCGGGATCGTTCCGGAGACAGACGAGCTTGTCGCCGGTCTGCGGGTAATCGGCATTGAAGCCTTTCAGCTCGCGCAGGCGCTGATTGTAGCGCCGCCGGGTCCTGTTGGTGCCGACGAGCACTTGGTCGGCATCGAGTACCAGCTGCTGCGTCACCTCGTTCTTCGAGATCACCTTGGCCGTGCCGTAATCGCCGTACATCACCTCATTGCCCTCGCGCACCTGCATGGCGAGCTTGATGATCGGATTATCGCGCGCCTGGCGATGGATATCGGTCAGCAGGTAATCGGGATCCTGATTGGTGAAGTAACCGCCGCCGGTGACCGGCGGCAGCTGGCCGGGATCGCCGAGCACCAGGATCGGCGTGCCGAAGCTCATTAGATCCTTGCCGAGCGCCTCGTCCACCATCGAGCATTCGTCGACGATAATCAGCGCCGCCTTGGCGACCGGGCTCTGCCGGTTGATCGAAAACATCGGTGCGATCGAAGTCTTGCCGGTCTCTTCGTCCTCCACCGCTTCCTCGCCGCGCGGGCGGTAGATCAGCGAATGGATCGTCCGGGCGTTGGAGGCGCCGCGCGAGCGCAACACTTGTGCGGCCTTGCCGGTAAAGGCCGCAAACAGCACATCACCGTCGACATTCTCGGCGAAATGCTTGGCAAGCGTCGTCTTGCCCGTTCCGGCATAGCCGAATAGGCGAAAGAGCGGCGAACGCCCTTCATTCAGCCATTTCGAAACAGCCTTGAGGGCTTCGTCTTGTTGCGGCGCAAATTGCATGATCGGACGACTTGGCAGGATTCGCGGGCGTTAGGCAAGGCGGAAAACGGCAAATCGCGCGGCGGGACGATCATCCGTTCTACTGCCAGCCCATGCCGCTCGCGCACATCGACGGGTCCCGCCCGATCGCATCGGTCAGAAAATCCAGAACCGTTTTGACGCGGAGCGGCATGTTGCGCCTCGAGGGATAGACGACCGTGATCGGCAGGCGGCTTGGTTGAAAATCCTCCATCAAGGGGATCAGCCGGCCAGCGGCGATATCCGGGACGGCGATGATATGGGAGAGGACCGCCAGGCCCGCGCCGGCAAGGGCTGCCCTGTGAATGGCGACGGCGCTGCAGGCGGTCAGGCGCGGCGAAATCCGAACCGAAATGTCTTCCGAGCCATTCGAGAACGACCAGGTGGAAGCTCCGCCGGCCCTGTTGTAGCACAGACATTCGTGCTCCCTGATGTCTTTCGGCGCCCGCGGCGCTTTCTTGCGCGCGAGATAGGTGGGTGATGCCACAAGGAAGGCCGTCGTCCAACCTATCCGCCGGCAAACGAGGCTGCTGTCAGCGACCGAGCCCAGCCGCACTTCGAGGTCGAGGCGCTCCTCGATCATATCGGAGCTTTGCTCCCTGAGGAGCAGTTCGACCGAAAGCTTCGGATGGACGGCAAGAAGATCGCCCAACCGTTCGCTGAGATAGAGGCCGAGCGGCGCGGGGACGCTGAGTCTGACCCTCCCCGAAGCCATGGCCCCATCCGATCCGGCCGCATCGCCGAGTTCCTCCACCGCTTCAAGAATCCTCAGCGCCATCGGCAGCATCCGTTCTCCCTCCGCCGTCAGCGACAGGCCGCTCGTCGTGCGATGTAGGAGGCGCGTGTTGAAATGGCCTTCAAGGCTGCGACCTGCCGTGAAACCGCCGGCTGTGTCACGTCGAGATCATGCGCCGCCGCTGAAAACGAGCCCGTCTCCACGACGCGTTGGAAGGCTCGCAATGCCGAAACGATATCCATCCCTGCCCCCTCATACTTTTGCGCATAGGCCTTATGCAGCCAAACTAAGCGAGAATGGCTTTACAGTCCAGCAATTAAGGATATCTTATATCCATAAGGATACTAAATATCCTTAATTAGAGGAGAGATGACATGAGCCAGCGATTGAACTACGCCCAGCAGTCCCCCGAGCTTTTCAAGAAATTCATGGAATTCAGCATGGCGCTGAAGAGCAGCGTGATCGACGAGAAGCTTCAGGCCCTCATCGAGATCCGCGCTTCACAGATCAATGGATGCGGCTTTTGCCTTGACATGCATGTGAAGCAGGCAAAGATCCATGGTGAGACCGAGCTCAGGCTCCATCACGTCGCCATCTGGCGGGAATCCAACCTGTTCGTTCCCCGCGAGCGCGCAGCCCTTGCCTGGACCGAAGCGCTGACGAAGCTTCCCGAGGGCGGCATTCCCGACGAGATTTACGAACGGGTTCGCGGCCAGCTTTCCGAAAAGGAAATCTCCGATCTGACCTTTGTCGTCATGGCCATCAATGCCTGGAACCGCGTTAATGTCGGCTTCAGGACGGTCCCCGGCTCGGCCGACAAGGCCTATGGCCTCGACAAATCAGGCTTGAACTAAACCCCACAATTCATTGAGAAGATTCACCTTTGACGCTGTCGCACCCCGGCAGCGAACGGAGATCTGTTATGAAAATCGTTGTCATCGGCGGAACCGGCCTCATCGGTTCAAAGACTGTCGAACGCTTGCACAAGCGCGGGCATGACGTGATTGCCGCCTCGCCAAACTCAGGCGTCAATACGATCACGGGAGAAGGACTGGCGAACGCGTTCTCCGGCGCCGAAGTGGTGCTAGACCTTGCCAATTCGCCATCCTTCGAAGACAAGGCCGTGCTCGAATTCTTCGAGACCTCGGGCCGCAATCTTCTCGCCGCCGAGAAGGTTGCCGGGGTAAAACACCATGTCGCTCTCTCCGTCGTCGGTACCGAGCGACTGCAGGAAAGCGGCTATTTCCGCGGCAAGCTCGCTCAGGAAAGACTGATCAAGGCGTCCGGCATTCCCTACACCATCGTGCATTCGACGCAATTCATGGAATTCCTCGGCGGAATCGCCCAATCGGCAACGGTCGGCCAGACAGTTCGCCTGTCGCCGGCCTATGTCCAGCCGATCGCCTCCGACGACGTCGCCGACGTCATGGCGGATGTGGCGCTCTCCGCGCCCGCCAACGCCACAATCGAGATATCAGGTCCGGAACGGGCGCGCCTGAGCGAACTCGTCGCCCGATATCTGAAGGCGATGAAAGACCCGCGTACCGTCGAAGCCGATCCGGAAGCGAAATATTTCGGCGTCCGGCTCAACGACCAGTCGCTCGTTTCCGACGACAGCCGCAGCCTCGGCTCGATCACCTTCGAACAATGGTTCGCAAAATCCGCCCAGCCGAAGTGATTTGCGCCAGGACGCGGCCGCTCGGGCGCGTCCTGCTCATCCAAGCAATATGGAGATTCCAATGATCAAAACCTCAGTCCTCGCCGCCGTCGCCCTCGCCTTTCTGACTGCCACCGGCGCCAGCGCCCACGACAACAGCAAGTCTGCGAAGGTCACCCTCGTCTATGAGCACGAGCTTCCGAACGTGCCGGGCAAGAGTATCAAGGGCGTGCTGGTCGAATATGGGCCGGGCGGCTTCTCCGAAGGCCACACCCATCCGGACACGGCCTTCATCTACGCCACCGTGCTCGAAGGAGCGATCCGCAGCCAGGTCAATGACGGCCCCGTCAAGGTCTATCATGCCGGCGAGAGTTTCTCCGAAATGCCGGGCGACCGGCACGGCGTCAGCGCCAACGGCAGCGAAACCAAGCCCGCCCGCCTGCTCGCCGTCTTCGTGGTCGACATCAACCAGAAAGAGCTGACCTATCCCCTCAAGAAGTAGGGGGCCGCCAAACCGTCCGCGCGGGCCGATGCTTGCGCTGGCGGCCGACATGCTGAATCATACGCCGCCCGCCCCTCCCGGAGACAAAGACAGATGATCTACGACGCGCTCTTCGGCAAGCCTCTGATATCGCTCATAACAGTCGGCTTCGCCGGGATCGTCGTCTGGCACCTGCTTTCCCGCCAACGGCCCACGACGCGGCTGGTGGTGCAGATATTCTTCTTCGCCGCGATGACTTTGATCCTCGTCGGCAGCGGCATCGAACCCCACCGGTTTCAAGGATATGAGTCCGAGGATCCGCAGGCCCTGCTCGTCATCGTCGCGAAAACGCTCTGGTGGATTCATTTGGCATGGGCCGTCATCGGTTTCATCAGGCTGTATCTGGTGCTGGAAGGCAGTCCACGAGAGGCTCGCCTGCTCCAGGATCTCGTCATTGGCGTCGTCTATATCGGCATGGCCCTGTCCGTTCTGGCCTTCGTCTTCGGCGTGCCGATCGGCACCCTCGTTGCGACCTCGGGCGTCGTCGCCATCATTCTCGGCCTTGCGCTGCAGAGCACGCTCGCAGACGTCTTCTCCGGCATCGCGCTGACCCTCGGCCGGCCATACATCATCGGTGACTGGATTCTTTTGAGCGACGGCACAGAGGGACGCGTCGTCGAAAGCAATTGGCGCGCGACGCACATCCTGACCAGCGCAAACAATCTCGTCGTTCTGCCGAACAGTTTTCTGGCCAAGCTCGCCGTGACGAATGTAAGCCGGCCGGACGAAAGCCATCTGCTGATCCTCACCATCCGCATCGCCCCGACACGGATGCCGGCATCGGTCCGCCAAGTGATGTTGTCGGCGCTCGCGAGCTGCAATTCCATCGTGCGCGAGCCGCCGCCGGTCGTGGCGCTGAGGGGGCTGGACGCCACGGCACTGGAGGTCGAGCTACAGTTCCGGGTGACGAGCCCCAGCCAGCGCGCGACGGCGCGAAACGAGGTGCTCGATCTCGTCTACCGTCATTGCAAGTCGGCCGGCCTGCTTCTGGCCATTCCGGCGGCCGCCTCGGTCCTGACGGGCGATCTGCCGACCGAAGAGAGCGCACGGGCGCCCCGCGTAACGCCGCTCGAACTGATCGAGGCCATACCGATCTTTGCGGCGCTGACGACCGATGA
This Rhizobium sp. NZLR1 DNA region includes the following protein-coding sequences:
- a CDS encoding cupin domain-containing protein, translated to MIKTSVLAAVALAFLTATGASAHDNSKSAKVTLVYEHELPNVPGKSIKGVLVEYGPGGFSEGHTHPDTAFIYATVLEGAIRSQVNDGPVKVYHAGESFSEMPGDRHGVSANGSETKPARLLAVFVVDINQKELTYPLKK
- a CDS encoding ATP-dependent RecD-like DNA helicase, which gives rise to MQFAPQQDEALKAVSKWLNEGRSPLFRLFGYAGTGKTTLAKHFAENVDGDVLFAAFTGKAAQVLRSRGASNARTIHSLIYRPRGEEAVEDEETGKTSIAPMFSINRQSPVAKAALIIVDECSMVDEALGKDLMSFGTPILVLGDPGQLPPVTGGGYFTNQDPDYLLTDIHRQARDNPIIKLAMQVREGNEVMYGDYGTAKVISKNEVTQQLVLDADQVLVGTNRTRRRYNQRLRELKGFNADYPQTGDKLVCLRNDPAKGLLNGSLWQVMTSSKETTKPGINLLVRPEDDDMDRGAAKIKLLKQAFEDVEGEIPWNTRKRYDEFDYGYALTVHKAQGSQWNDVVLFDESWAFRDTRERWLYTAITRAAETLTIVR
- a CDS encoding pyridoxine 5'-phosphate synthase, which translates into the protein MPAKLSVNLNAIAMLRNRRDLPWPSVEALGRIALAAGASGLTVHPRPDQRHIRFSDLPVIRNLIDDEFPEAEFNIEGYPTQEFFELCAGAAPEQVTLVPDDPAQATSDHGWDFRKHRAFLTDAVARLKAMGCRVSLFADGDGDAEAIDIAKAVGADRIELYTGPYGGCYDAPERAAPILDALGRTADAALAIGLAVNAGHDLTVENLPALVKRIPQLAEVSIGHGLTADALEYGMAETVRRFCRACGQAV
- a CDS encoding SDR family oxidoreductase, with the protein product MKIVVIGGTGLIGSKTVERLHKRGHDVIAASPNSGVNTITGEGLANAFSGAEVVLDLANSPSFEDKAVLEFFETSGRNLLAAEKVAGVKHHVALSVVGTERLQESGYFRGKLAQERLIKASGIPYTIVHSTQFMEFLGGIAQSATVGQTVRLSPAYVQPIASDDVADVMADVALSAPANATIEISGPERARLSELVARYLKAMKDPRTVEADPEAKYFGVRLNDQSLVSDDSRSLGSITFEQWFAKSAQPK
- a CDS encoding carboxymuconolactone decarboxylase family protein, with amino-acid sequence MSQRLNYAQQSPELFKKFMEFSMALKSSVIDEKLQALIEIRASQINGCGFCLDMHVKQAKIHGETELRLHHVAIWRESNLFVPRERAALAWTEALTKLPEGGIPDEIYERVRGQLSEKEISDLTFVVMAINAWNRVNVGFRTVPGSADKAYGLDKSGLN
- a CDS encoding MerR family transcriptional regulator, with the translated sequence MPDGSKRLFAAAGNASEARSKYRFLPSAALPPDLPDGPVPIADMANAFGVTHRTLHFYEEKGLVSANRIGLMRVYGQDDVMRMAVITVCRETGMPIAVIQELMDELRKAESQERAEAMFREALQVRKRELTAEMSTLHRQLQQVGDLLDYDASVEEPPLNDNQDSASLTPQELQCLELMAEGYSTQRIARALDLKHDETRDLEAGIILKFRANNRFQAIAKAVLLGIVQA
- a CDS encoding mechanosensitive ion channel family protein; its protein translation is MIYDALFGKPLISLITVGFAGIVVWHLLSRQRPTTRLVVQIFFFAAMTLILVGSGIEPHRFQGYESEDPQALLVIVAKTLWWIHLAWAVIGFIRLYLVLEGSPREARLLQDLVIGVVYIGMALSVLAFVFGVPIGTLVATSGVVAIILGLALQSTLADVFSGIALTLGRPYIIGDWILLSDGTEGRVVESNWRATHILTSANNLVVLPNSFLAKLAVTNVSRPDESHLLILTIRIAPTRMPASVRQVMLSALASCNSIVREPPPVVALRGLDATALEVELQFRVTSPSQRATARNEVLDLVYRHCKSAGLLLAIPAAASVLTGDLPTEESARAPRVTPLELIEAIPIFAALTTDEKQKLAETTAVREFRKGDVIVREGEMLPSLMMVRAGIIAARHGDGERGRLAPGDFFGETGLLSAMQEVCTLEALTAVTVYEIDQQAFAPLLSERPALAEEIAEDLALRAERFRDDAALPAEPAHSARAILKTIRTIFRA